CGTTTCCGTCAATATTTTCGGTAAAAAATTCGAAACCAAAAACTGCCCGGTAAAATTGAATAGCCCTTAAAACATTGGTTACCGGAATTTCAAAATACACAACCGGGTTTGAAATCGTATTCATAAGTTTTTAAAAAATTAAATGTTAAAACTAAGACTATAAAACACTTTTGAATCTTTAACTGAGTTTCTCCTTTTCCATAAATACACCAATTTGTCTCTCGTTTGAATTGCTGCTTTGCTTTAGTTCGTTGATGATATTCTGTTGTTCGACCGAAGTTTTGTTTTGGCTTAATTTTTTCTTTGCCTGAAGGTTTGTAACAGTTATTTTAAAACCGACTATTCCTTTCATCATTCCAGTTTTATAGGTTTCGGGCAGTTTTTCCCATTGTTCCAGATAAGATGAATCAAAATTGCTGATGGTATTGTTCAGCAGGTTCATCGCTTCATCGGGTTCAACTACTAATTTTGCCTGACCATAAGCATGAACCGACAAGTAATTCCAGGTCGGAACATTTAGTTCTTTTTCGTAGTGTTTTGGTGAGATATAGGCATGAGGTTCTGAAAATATTACCAAAACTGTTTGGTTTTCTATTTCTTTCCATTGCTCGTTTGCTTTTGCAAAATGAGAATACAAAACGATGCTTCCATTTTCCTCAGTAACTATGAAAGGCAAATGTGTAGCAATTGGCAAATCCTTCTTGGTTGTTATGATGATTGCAAAACTAAACTGTTGCATAAATGCGACAATTTCGTTGTGGTCTGTCATCAAATTTAATTTAGGGATGTACATAAAAGGAATTAATACAAGTTAAAGCCAAGAGTATTTTTAAAAACGCAAGGGCTTATCAAATAAATCCTGCTCCCAAGGCAATGGAAACAATAATTAACAGAATAGACACGGACACCTGTAAGAAACGGAAGGTTATTTTTTTTAACAGTTTATTTCCAAGAAAAGCACCTGCAATGGCTGATAAAGTAGCAAAAGTTACAAGGAGCAGGTTGTTACCAAGTCCTGCTTTGGTAAATTTTGTGGCATAGACGCTCAAACGAGTAATATCAACAAAAGTTGAAACTACAACTGCCGTTCCGATAAAAGATTCTTTGGAAAGCCCGGCTTTTATTAAAAAAGCACTACGCAAAGCCCCCTGATTTCCTGAAAGCCCACCAAAAAATCCGCTTAATATACCTCCGACAGGAAGTTTGTTTTTATCAAAGGTTAGAGTGCTAAAATAAGGTATCAAGTCCATACTTGCAAAAATGATGATCAGGATAGAAATCAATAGTTTTACCGGATACACCTCGAATGAATGACCAATCAATTGGTAAGAAAATAAGGCTTTTTGATCAGGAATTTGAAGCAATAACCACGAACCCAAAATGGCAGCCAAAACAGCAGGGACACCAAAACGCAACAAAACTTCTTTGTCTGCTTTGCGACCCACCAAAAGTAGTTTGAAAATATTGTTAAAAAAGTGCACAACACCGGTTAAAGCAATCGCTAAATCAACAGGAAAAAAAATCATAAAAATGGGAGTCAACATAGTTCCCAATCCAAAACCTGAAAAGAAGGTAAGTACAGCGAATAAAAAGGCGAGCAGGGAAACAATAAAGATTTCCATGGGCTAAAATGTTTGATTTAGTTTTTGGTCAACTGACCAATTCCCTCCACCTTTGATAAGTAAAAAAAAGCTGCCAAGCAACATAGACCAATCTGTACGGCTGCTATGCAGCATTTCCCAAAATCCCTGATTAACTAAAATATCGGTTTTTGTAGTCATTATTGCCACCAATATGATGATGATTGTTGGAATAACAGACAGGCGTGTCAGAAATCCTGCTAAAATAAAAGTGCCACATACAATTTCAAAAAATCCTACAAAACTGCCTAAAAACTCAGGGTAGGGTAGTCCAATTTTTTCAAAACGCCCTGCCCCACGAATGGCTGGGAATAGAAATTTCTGAATACCTTCAGAAAGAAAAACGGCACCGACTAACAAGCGGATTAAAACTGTTGTTTTGGACTTATCGGTTTGTAAGATTTTTCGAATTAGCATCTATAATGTCAATGATGAAAGAGCAATATGAGAAGGGAATTGGTAACCTTATCTGCAAAGTTAATTTTTCTGAAACAGGTTTCCAAACTGACAATGTTTGACGGTGATAGAGTGATGTTTAAGTTGATATATATATACCAAGGTATGAAGTTAGTTTTTTTCTGTTTGTTTTCGGATACAAAGCCGGGGATAAAAATCAGTTGTTTCAAAAAACTCATGGTTTTTTTATAGATTTAATACATTTTCGCTCCACTTGTTTATATAATCTGTTTATAAGTAAAAATTTGAACGATACAACCTATCTTTGCCAATTAGGTTTGATTCAATACAGGTTATTGCCCGAAAGGTTAAATCTAAATTATTTCACCACTTTTGATTTTCATCTATTACTTTTTATCATGTAAATCTGTAATTGAACCTTCCGGAGCGTTTAAGATTTGATTATATCGTTTAATCTTGTGTTTTAACCTAAACCTGACCATCTACACCCTATTTATCTCAGCAACATGATAACTTTTGTCGTCAATCTACATCCCGGTATTCCGGGCATGGCACATGCCGAACCTTTTTTATATTCTTTGATAAATGAGGAAAAAATACAGTTGATTTTTCCAACCACCGCCTCTGTATCCCAACGCCTGGAGCAATCGGTTATGGAAGTGCGAAAAACTTTGGAAAGACGCGGGTTTGTCAAATGGCAGGTTGTTTTTCTAATCAATATTGATGCCCGACAACAATCGCCGTACCGAGACAGCATTTCTGCACAAATGTTGCTGATCAGAAAATTGTTTTTAGAAGCAGGGCAGTTTCCCAATCGTCCGGCACAAACCCGCATAATTGCCCTTGACCAGGTCAATGAAGACGAGGCGATTCCTTCGATTGGAGCAAGCAAGTCTTATAAAGAATGTTGGGAGTTGGATGCTTTTGGTTATATCCGGTCTTCTGCAAATTTCATTACAACTGATGCAGAAATGATGGAATTGGATTCAATCTGGCGGCGTATTAATTTAGACAATAGCATTGTCATTAACAACGGATTTTCAGGACTTCCTCAAAACACGCAACAAGATGTAATGCAAGTGGTCAATAACATTATTCAAAAAGTAGAAGAAATGTTACAGCCATCCAAACTTCAGAAAAAGGATTTTAATGCCAATCAACAGATTGCATATATTGATGAGCAAGTTTTGAAGGAGATAAAGAACGAGTTTTTTAAAAGATTGGAAACCACCAAAAACGATCCTACCCGATATGCCAATTTTTTACCTTCGGGAGCATTAAAAATTTGCTTTAGTGAGCAATTTGGAATTTTTGCTTTGAAAAACGACCTGTTCAGATTGATGCGCTTGCCTTTTTTTATGAATCCCGATGTGTTTTTTCAAAAAAGCCTGCTCAAACTGTCTTTCCTGCTTACCCTGATTGCAGAGCAGGAAGACATCATTGTCAGTTTATCCGGCAAAAACTATACGGTTACCTTAAGCCTGAATGAACCGGAACTGATAAAGCTGATAGGAGATTATTGGGTACAGCTATATGATTTGGAGGTTAAATTAAACAATCGTTACAGTGTTCCCCCTCCCATTAAAATTAAACTTTTTCAGAACAATAACTGCGGATGCACAGAAGTGTTGGAAAAAGTTCAGTCTCAAATATTGCAGGTAGAGTTTTTAAGAACAAATGGAGATGTATTAAAATGGAATGAGTGGAATAAAGAGTTAAAAAAACAGTTGGAAGATTACAGCATTCAGGCCAAGCGAAAGATTCAGAATTGCATCAATGCAGGATTTAAGTCAGAATCAGATGCTTTAGAAAAACCGGTTGATCAGATCAATAATTTGGTGGAGGATTTGGAACGTCAGCGACAAACTTTGCAAGAAGAAGCCAAACAAAATTTTTTATCAAAAGCCTATCACGACGATTGGGATGATTTCAGCCAACAACAGGAAGGGAAGTTAAAACCTTTATTGTTTAGTCGTCCGAGCATGGTTGAACTGACATGGATTGTAATTGTCAGCATCATCATATTAGGGGTTACCTTTACCAATGTCTATATTCGGTTCGAACCACTTGGGATTAAACTGGCCTATTATGCTTTGGTATTAGGCTTTATGTTGGCACCTGTTTTTTTGGCGATTTGGTTGGCCGGCAGAAAACACAGAAAAGACATCCGGCGTATTTTACAATATACATTTGATGGCGCACAGGAAAGGCGCACAAATATAAACAATGAATTTGACCGTCAGAAAGTCTATCTGAAATCGCTGTGTAATCTGAATGTGGTCAGAGGAAATTATGATCGTGCTTGTAAAGCTCAGTTAGAACAGCAACAAATCAACATTCTTTACGATTTTCATCGTAGAAATTTGCAAAATCATAAAAATATAGCGAGCAAAATACTCAATGCTTTTGGAAAAAACACCAACAACATTACCTCAGAGTATAATCAGAAAATGACTGAACCTGATATAAACCTTCCACCATCGGCAAACTTGGCATATATGCCGGTATCTTATATTTTTACCGGACAAAGGGAGGAGTTCAGAGTGGGTTCGGTTGAAAACACTACTTACGTGATTACCTCAAAATGTGCGCGTTTAATCAGCATGGTTTCTTTTAGTCAGGATTTAATTTATACAAAAGATACTCTTTTCCACAAATAGTAAAACCGGTTCATTGCTCAACTACAAAGATTAAAACTTTAAAAAAATCCTGCTCTTTATTTTTTAGTTCCACACCTATACGATTTCATGGAAATATTACTTTACATAGGAGTTACCCTTTTAGGCGTTTATCTGCTTTTGGCCATCGGAAACCAGCCTTACGGCCAACGATGGAAGCAATATTGGATTCCTTTTATTGGTCTTTTAATGGTATTGTTGGCAATCTACGAATATTATATTGATGTGGATTATTTAATCAGACAGGGTGATTTTTTACCTATATTCCAGGGATATACAGAAATCATGTACTCTCTTTTGCTGATTGGCATATTTGGTATCGTGAAACTGATTGCAAACGAAGGAAGCCGGATTTTTTCGAAAAAGAAAACCGCAGGTCAGATTCCTGTTTTGCCAAAGTTTTCGATAGCCTATAAAACCGATGATAAAGGAGGAATAGTGATTCGAAAAGAATGGGTGTTTACCGGACTGTATGCAAAGTATCTTGCCTGGATTGTATTGGGGATGTTTTTAATTTTGTTTGCCCTCAAAATATTGTCTGACAGATTTGATATCCATTTGATTAATCTTCCGGCTCTTTGTTTGTTTGCGTTGTTTCTTATTTTAGAAATGCATTGGTATTTATCACATCCCCGGATTGAAGAACAACCCGAACCTCCGGCTCAGTTGCCTGAAAAAACGACAATTCCCAATGATTATCTTCAACTTTGGTTTGAATATCAAAAGATTTGGGAAGACAAAAAACTGCTTTCCTGGTCGTTTGCCCCTCCAAAAGAAAAAGTACCTGCCCCGACTACAGTGGACATTATTGAGGCAACAAGTCTGATGAATATTGGGTACAATTTAACTTTGGACGATTATGATATTCTGCAAAATCTGGTCAACAAAAACGATATGTTGATAGATGATGTGGTTTTGGACGAAGTTGCCCCTCTCTTGTTTTCGGTTTTTTTACGCCGTCTGATGGATGGAGAAAATATTCTGGTAATCACTTCTAAACGATGTTATCCCAACTCAAAATACCATCAGCAAATCGTTGACTGGATTAACTCATGGATATTCAGACTGACCGGCAACCGAGAGTTTTTCAGGGTGCATACTTTCAGCCGACTTGAAGATGTAGGATTTACTTCCCGTATTATTGTAACTTCTGCCGAAGATATTTTGGAAAAAAATATAATCGGACATAGTTGGTTTTCAAACCTGCAAACTATCCTGTTTTTAAATGGAGATGAAATTTTTTCTGAAGCACTGACTTCCAATAATATCCTTCTCAATATCCTGAAAAACAAATTCGACAAAATTCAAAGCATCGTTTTAGCCGATTACAGGGAAGCATTACAGGCATCAGTGATGCACAATCTGGAAGTTAAAAGAAATCTGAGAGAGGTGAGAATGCGCCATAGCATGTCTGAATCTGCTTTTGTTTTATTCTGGAAGTTAGAAGGGAACAGTTGGTTTCAACATAAATTATTGACCGGACATATCGAAAGATTTTTAGGAGCAGAAGCAGTACTTGCTTTGATTGCCAGGAGAGAACAAATTTCAGACATCCGATTTGCCAACCACGAAAAATTGCCGTATTACGAATACATTGAAGAAACCGACAACAATGTGGGAAGCCTGATACCCTCAATTGTGGCTCCCCGAACGTTGCAAACCAAGGGAACCAATGTGATACAATGCAGTGCGGTAGGAAACTTAATGGCTGTCGGAACTAATACATTTTTATTAGTCAGAGATGCAGAATTTAATTTAGTTACTGCTTTGAGAAAATGGCAGGTTTACGCAAAAGAAAATCTGTTTTTGCACATTGCTTCCCCTCCTTATTTATTGAGAGAATTTTTTGTTCAGCATATCGAATATTTCTGGCGTACTCCCCTCTATGCGCTTTCTTCCAAAAGGATGACCAGCAGGTTTGAAGTTGCCAGAACTTTGCTGGAAAGATTAGTTGTTGATGAACTGTCTGAAAGCCAAATCCTTCAGGCGATTGTTTGGATTAACCCCAATGCAATATTTGTAAAACAGGAGTTGCAAACCTTAATTCGTCTGGCATTTGATATTGATATTGTAGCCTCCAATTACCTGACTATTCGATCTATTTACGAACACGACCGGGAAACCGATTCGTTCAAACAGGTTAATTTATATAAACTGCTGCCCAGAATCAAAGAGGATCTCAATCTGTTTTTTTTAAAGAAAATTGAAATTGTACAGGGAGTTGAAACAGTACATGTTATTTCATTTGACTTGTTGTTTCAAAATTACCTGCCCTCTCAAATTCATTCCTTTGACGGAAAATCTTGTATGGTCAAGGGTTATGACCGGTTAAACTATAAAATGCTTGTCAATTCAAAAGCTCCGGTACCGGTTTTAGCTTACCATCCTGATTTGGAAGTTACCCTTTACCGTTTGGATGAGCCTTTGAATGATTCACAAAGAAAAATTCTGCTCAAAAAAATTACCCTCGAACTTTGCGAAGGTGCTTTTGACGTTAAAACAAACGGCTATCTGACTTTTAACACCGACATCAGTTTAATGCAGGATGCACATACCTATACGGCCATTGTAAACAACGAGGTTCCTGTAAGGCAATACAAATTAGGCAGGGCGATGATTTTATCGGTCGAAATTCCGGAAGATGGCAATCTTGTAAAACTGACCGCTACTTTTACAGTATTACTGACGGAAGTCATGCGTTCACTATATCCGGAAACTTATCATTATTTGATTATAGGCTCACCGGTAAATCAACTTGCATTTAAGGGCAAGTTTGCCCAATTGTTTTCATCCATCACGGTCAAAGATCAACAACCGGATCTTACCGAAAAAATCATGCAAATCTGTATTTTTGAAGATGCCCATCAAGACCTTGGGTTGGTTCAAAGTATTTATGATAATTGGGATTATATTTTAAGAGTTTTAGACGATTACTTAGTCTGGCTTTTAGAAGTACCACCGACAACCGGAAAAAAATTGTTTGATTTAGGCTCTGAGGACAAAAACATGCTCCAAAAATCGGCATTTAAGAAAGAAAACTACCTGAAATATGGGTTCGACAAACATCCGGAATTTTTGGATTTAGAGGGAGCAAGCAAACTTTTAAGAAATTTGTTAGGGACGAATCACATGACTACCCAGCGCAATAATTTTTACAAAGTCTAAAATCACCCGAATATTAACCGGAATCGCTAACTTTGCAGCCGTTTTACAACTATAATCCGGTTTGTGTTTGGGGTTACAATAAGTAACCTTCATTTGCAGACGAAAAAGTTTTGAAAGCAGTAAAGCGGAATTGATATTAAATGACAAAAACGATCTAAAGATATGTTTGAAAATTTGCAGGAAAAATTAGACAGAGCGTTTAAAACCTTAAAAGGGCACGGCAGCATCAATGAACTCAACGTAGCTTCGACGATGAAAGAAATCCGCCGGGCTTTGGTTGATGCGGATGTCAATTATAAAATTGCGAAAGAGTTTACAGATACAGTTAAAAACAAAGCAATCGGACAAAATGTACTGACGGCGGTATCGCCCGGACAGTTATTGGTCAAAATCATGCAGGATGAGTTAGCCTTGTTGATGGGTGGAACCGTCAGCGATGTAAAACTGACAGGTAACCCCTCAGTGATTTTGATTGCAGGCTTACAAGGTTCGGGAAAAACGACTTTTTCGGCAAAACTGGCTAATTTTTTAAAAACCAAACGAAAAAAACGCCCCTTGCTCGTTGCCGGAGACGTTTACCGTCCGGCTGCTGTGGAGCAATTAAAAATCCTGGGTAGTCAGATAGAGATACCTGTCTATTTTGAAGAAGGCAGTAAAAATCCGGTTGCCATTGCTAAAAACGCAATTCAACATGCCAAAGACAACAAATTTGATTTGGTAATTATAGACACCGCCGGACGTTTGGCTGTTGACGAACAAATGATGAACGAGATTAGCGCAGTAAAACAAAGCACCAATCCTGATGAAACCTTGTTTGTAGTCGATTCTATGACCGGTCAGGATGCGGTTAACACCGCTCATGTGTTTAACGAAAAATTAGATTTTGACGGAGTAGTTCTTACCAAATTAGACGGTGATACAAGAGGAGGAGCTGCTTTGTCTATCAAATACACGGTCAATAAACCTATCAAGTTTGTCAGCTTTGGCGAGAAAATGGATACCATTGACTTGTTTTATCCTGACCGTATGGCTCAAAGAATTTTGGGCATGGGCGATATTGTATCGTTTGTAGAAAAAGCACAGGAACAATTTGATGCCAAACAAGCAGAGGAGCTTAGAAAGAAAATCAGCAAAAACAAATTTGATTTCAACGACTTCCTGTCACAATTGAACCAAATTCGCAAAATGGGCAATATCAAAGACTTGGCTTCTATGATACCCGGATTGGGGAAAGCTCTCAAAGATGTGGATATTGACGATTCTCAGTTTAAACGGTTCGAAGCCATCATTTTATCCATGACTCCCGAAGAAAGAAGCAATCCCGACCTGATAGACCCAAGTCGTCGTCGAAGAATTGCAGCGGGAAGCGGAAATGATGTGGTAGAAGTCAGTCAGTTTATGAAGCAATTTGAAGAAATGAGAAAAATGCTCAAGACCATGTCTAAAATGAGTTTGTCGGGCAAGGCAATGAACGCTCTTCAGTTTATGAAAAAGTAAGAGTCGGAGTTCAATTTTCGTTTTTTAGAAAAATCCACAGATATCAATATTCCCGTTGCCATTTTATTTGGCTTGAAAATCAAGGAATCTTTATCACTCGAAAGGTTTTTTATTTTGAAGCTGCCGATCGGATGATAAAATAGCCGATAAAACTTGCAATTATAGAGGCAGACAAAATCCCGACTTTTGACTGAATGATATAATCCGGGTCTTTAAAAGCCAGACCCGATATGAACAATGACATCGTAAATCCGATTGCAGCTAAAAAACCTGCACCCCAAACATGGCGGAATTTCATTCCTGTTGGAAGCGAAACCAATTTGAGTTTGGTAATTGTATATACGGTTCCAACTACTCCAATAACCTTTCCCAATAAAAGTCCGAAAAAAACTCCCAACATCACCGGACTACCCAATTGAGTCAATACCTCTCTTGTAAAGGTAATTCCACCATTGCTCAAAGCAAAAATGGGTAAAATGATAAACGCTACGACCGGGTGAAGGGCATGTTCGAGTCTTTGAAGCGGTGTTAAGGCATTTTTTGAAGCATCCCTGATTTCTTCTAAAATATGCAGTTGTTCATCAGTAACGGTTGGAACGTTATTAGGACGGGCCTCTTTAAATTTTTCAAGCAAATAGCTCAACTCTTCGGTAAATGTTGCTTCGTCCACTTTTACCCGAACGGGTATGGTGAAAGCCGCTAAAACTGCGGCTATGGTTGCATGAACTCCCGACATTAAAAATGCAAGCCACAATCCGCCTATTCCTATAATGGCATAAAACAAGGTGTTTCGTACACCTGTTATGTTAGCTAACAACAAAATCGTTAGAAAACCCGCACCCGTCAGCAAACTCAAAAAATTTATATCGGAAGTATAAAATAAGGCAATAACTAAAACCGCTCCAATATCATCGGCAATCGCCAGTGCAGTGAGAAAGATTTTGAGAGAAATAGGAACTCTATCGCCCAATAAATACAATACCCCCAAAGCAAAAGCAATATCGGTAGCCATCGGAATTCCCCAACCACTATGAGGGTCTCCCTCAGGGTTGAACAACAGATAAATAACTGCCGGAAAAAACATTCCGCCTATTGCTGCTGCAATTGGTAAAACGGCATTTTTAGGACTGCTCAATTCACCGGCTACTATTTCGCGTTTCAACTCTAACCCTACCACAAAAAAGAAAACAGCCATTAAGCCGTCATTAATCCAATGATGCAGGTTTTTGGTGATGTCAAAATTTCCAAACCGGATCGAAAATTCAATTTCCCATAAATGATGAAACTCTTCATGCCAGGGAGAATTTGACAACAAGAGCGCTAAAAACGCAGAGGAAAACAAGATAATACCACTCATGGTGCTATTATTAATAAATCGTTTGATTGGATCTACAATCCAAACTTCTACCGGTGCTTTGTTTCTTTTACTTTTCTTTTGATTTGGCATATTCGGGGGTTAAAAAATCCGGCAAATAAATTATTGTTTGTGAAATTGTATAATTTGATTAGCGCTTGCTGAAGTATATTGCAGAAAATAAACTCCGGAATTTAATGAATTTATATCTAAAATGACCTGATGTTGTTCGGGTACTATATTTTTTAAAACCTGTCCGTTTGTACTTATTAACCGTAAAGTACCAAATGTAGCAGACTTTTCAGACAGTTCTATGGTCAGCATGTTTGTCGCAGGGTTTGGAAAACAGGAAAGGAAAGAGCTTGTAAAAGGCAATTCTGATATATTGGTTCCGATACAAGATTCAGGCTCTGCATCAGCAAGATCGTAAAACTGACCATTATTGACATACCAGTTCTCCCATTCACCACCTGTTCCTGTTTCCCAATCAGATAACCTGAATGAGTAAGAACCTTCAACTGTGCCGGGAACTTTATAAATCAATAAAGCCTGTTGATTTCTGTTCCAGGTTAGAGGTTGTCCTGCAGTACATACTTCAGGCAGATTGGGCAACAGGCAATTTACCTGAATAAAATAAGCATAATCTTCATAAGCCGGAAACTCACCAAAAACAAAGGCGTTGCCATCGGAATCAATACAAACAGCCGTATATTCATTACATGCGATTCCATAAGCAGATATGCCATAATCCTGTGCAATTCGTGCCAAAAAACCAACATGCCTGCCCCTTCGGTCGGGGTTGTTGTAATGGGTATCTGTAATGACATCCTGAAGCAAAGGGTTTTGTAAAAACTCATCTTTGCTAAAAAGCATATTGGCATTGTAGGGATTCAAAAGTGCCTGAGGAGAGACGACATCACCGCTTTCGCGTGTAAAAACCACACTACCCATAATAGCCATGCCGGCAGAAATTCCACCTACAGGTATTTGTTTTTCATTAATCAGATAATTTAGGGTATTTTCAACCGGAGTATCTTTCCAGTAATTTAAAAAGGTTGCCTGATTTCCACCGGCAATCCAAACTCCCTCTGCGTTATTCAATTGGTTGATAATATATGGGTCATTGGAGGCAGAGGGGCTATGACAAACAATGGTTTCAACAGAGTTCAGGGTTACACCTAATTGTGAGAACAGGTAATTGTTGTAATCGTCTCCACCTTCAGTTTTCAAAACGACAATATCTCCGCCACCGGTATGCTCTAAAAACCAGACCATGGCAGAATCATTTTCTGAAGCACCTCCCATCAACGCATAAACCGGTTGTGTGGTGGCAGAAACATCACCCGTATCACCGACTATGTATGAAGTATAGTCCTGACCATAAAGTATCACCGAAAACATAAGCCAGGCAACAGAGCAGCAAGCTTTAAGAAAATTATGAATATGGTTCGTCATAAACTAACAGATTAACTATGCTTGCAAAGTTATACCATTGAGAAAATTAAGCAAAC
This is a stretch of genomic DNA from Sphingobacteriales bacterium. It encodes these proteins:
- a CDS encoding FMN-binding negative transcriptional regulator, whose translation is MYIPKLNLMTDHNEIVAFMQQFSFAIIITTKKDLPIATHLPFIVTEENGSIVLYSHFAKANEQWKEIENQTVLVIFSEPHAYISPKHYEKELNVPTWNYLSVHAYGQAKLVVEPDEAMNLLNNTISNFDSSYLEQWEKLPETYKTGMMKGIVGFKITVTNLQAKKKLSQNKTSVEQQNIINELKQSSNSNERQIGVFMEKEKLS
- a CDS encoding sulfite exporter TauE/SafE family protein produces the protein MEIFIVSLLAFLFAVLTFFSGFGLGTMLTPIFMIFFPVDLAIALTGVVHFFNNIFKLLLVGRKADKEVLLRFGVPAVLAAILGSWLLLQIPDQKALFSYQLIGHSFEVYPVKLLISILIIIFASMDLIPYFSTLTFDKNKLPVGGILSGFFGGLSGNQGALRSAFLIKAGLSKESFIGTAVVVSTFVDITRLSVYATKFTKAGLGNNLLLVTFATLSAIAGAFLGNKLLKKITFRFLQVSVSILLIIVSIALGAGFI
- a CDS encoding DoxX family protein — its product is MLIRKILQTDKSKTTVLIRLLVGAVFLSEGIQKFLFPAIRGAGRFEKIGLPYPEFLGSFVGFFEIVCGTFILAGFLTRLSVIPTIIIILVAIMTTKTDILVNQGFWEMLHSSRTDWSMLLGSFFLLIKGGGNWSVDQKLNQTF
- the ffh gene encoding signal recognition particle protein, giving the protein MFENLQEKLDRAFKTLKGHGSINELNVASTMKEIRRALVDADVNYKIAKEFTDTVKNKAIGQNVLTAVSPGQLLVKIMQDELALLMGGTVSDVKLTGNPSVILIAGLQGSGKTTFSAKLANFLKTKRKKRPLLVAGDVYRPAAVEQLKILGSQIEIPVYFEEGSKNPVAIAKNAIQHAKDNKFDLVIIDTAGRLAVDEQMMNEISAVKQSTNPDETLFVVDSMTGQDAVNTAHVFNEKLDFDGVVLTKLDGDTRGGAALSIKYTVNKPIKFVSFGEKMDTIDLFYPDRMAQRILGMGDIVSFVEKAQEQFDAKQAEELRKKISKNKFDFNDFLSQLNQIRKMGNIKDLASMIPGLGKALKDVDIDDSQFKRFEAIILSMTPEERSNPDLIDPSRRRRIAAGSGNDVVEVSQFMKQFEEMRKMLKTMSKMSLSGKAMNALQFMKK
- the nhaA gene encoding Na+/H+ antiporter NhaA → MPNQKKSKRNKAPVEVWIVDPIKRFINNSTMSGIILFSSAFLALLLSNSPWHEEFHHLWEIEFSIRFGNFDITKNLHHWINDGLMAVFFFVVGLELKREIVAGELSSPKNAVLPIAAAIGGMFFPAVIYLLFNPEGDPHSGWGIPMATDIAFALGVLYLLGDRVPISLKIFLTALAIADDIGAVLVIALFYTSDINFLSLLTGAGFLTILLLANITGVRNTLFYAIIGIGGLWLAFLMSGVHATIAAVLAAFTIPVRVKVDEATFTEELSYLLEKFKEARPNNVPTVTDEQLHILEEIRDASKNALTPLQRLEHALHPVVAFIILPIFALSNGGITFTREVLTQLGSPVMLGVFFGLLLGKVIGVVGTVYTITKLKLVSLPTGMKFRHVWGAGFLAAIGFTMSLFISGLAFKDPDYIIQSKVGILSASIIASFIGYFIIRSAASK
- a CDS encoding Type 1 glutamine amidotransferase-like domain-containing protein, giving the protein MTNHIHNFLKACCSVAWLMFSVILYGQDYTSYIVGDTGDVSATTQPVYALMGGASENDSAMVWFLEHTGGGDIVVLKTEGGDDYNNYLFSQLGVTLNSVETIVCHSPSASNDPYIINQLNNAEGVWIAGGNQATFLNYWKDTPVENTLNYLINEKQIPVGGISAGMAIMGSVVFTRESGDVVSPQALLNPYNANMLFSKDEFLQNPLLQDVITDTHYNNPDRRGRHVGFLARIAQDYGISAYGIACNEYTAVCIDSDGNAFVFGEFPAYEDYAYFIQVNCLLPNLPEVCTAGQPLTWNRNQQALLIYKVPGTVEGSYSFRLSDWETGTGGEWENWYVNNGQFYDLADAEPESCIGTNISELPFTSSFLSCFPNPATNMLTIELSEKSATFGTLRLISTNGQVLKNIVPEQHQVILDINSLNSGVYFLQYTSASANQIIQFHKQ